In one Magallana gigas chromosome 9, xbMagGiga1.1, whole genome shotgun sequence genomic region, the following are encoded:
- the LOC136271860 gene encoding uncharacterized protein, protein MRRNSQTEIYTPYRLCKSRAPPFQESTSENHGFGCNHRSDRHSKNDTQCHLFRFPTNVKLRKKWIELCRRADREWNEGDRICSCHFEEGCKDKGPSIFVYSKPKFPDVADIRKRKKFAEIEKVPTVESTCTIGTCRGGVEEPTSVLFTAESSAALDHPYFHPCPSFQCASKINECQAKIKELEIEIRTLEIDIERLKNSRPVMSVDAMKNNQQKMLLYTSFTYDIFKIIVATLQRFEPLNYYSGWNVTNMSLEDQVLITLMKLRLNLRDLDLADRFSTSRATISNIVNTIICALHEIFYKGIMVRVGMPSQLKCKGSMPKSFEDFGSARASIDCTEITQDVPSDFNRQSASYSNYKSRHTVKALTAVAPNGSCVYVSPLYPGSVLDANIVKHSHFLENLVPGDLILADKGFNIHDQMPSGVQLNIPPFLINKTRFTSKEAELCYKIARNRIHVERVNERFKNYQILNHIPANYRPLSTKIMQLCACLVNLQAPLLKEIA, encoded by the exons ATGAGAAG aaacagccagactgaaatctacacgccctataGGCTGTGTAAGTCTCGCGCGCCTCCTTTCCAAGAGAGCACTTCCGAGAACCATGGTTTTGGGTGCAACCACAGGAGTGATCGACATAGTAAGAACGACACACAGTGTCATCTCTTTCGTTTTCCAACCAatgtaaaattaagaaaaaagtggATAGAGCTCTGCAG ACGTGCTGACAGAGAATGGAATGAAGGGGACCGCATATGTAGCTGTCATTTCGAAGAAGGCTGCAAGGACAAAGGCCCCAGCATATTTGTTTATTCTAAACCAAAATTTCCAGATGTTGCTGACATTCGAAAAAG GAAGAAGTTTGCAGAAATTGAAAAGGTGCCTACAGTGGAGAGTACATGTACAATCGGTACATGTAGGGGTGGTGTCGAGGAGCCAACCTCGGTGCTCTTTACAGCAGAGAGTAGTGCTGCACTTGACCATCCATACTTCCACCCGTGTCCTTCTTTCCAGTGTGCATCCAAAATAAATGAATGTCAGG CCAAGATAAAAGAACTGGAAATAGAGATAAGGACATTAGAAATTGATATTGAGAGGCTGAAGAACTCAAGGCCTGTAATGTCTGTTGATGCCATGAAAAATAACCAACAAAAG ATGCTGTTGTACACATCCTTTACATATGACATTTTCAAGATCATTGTTGCCACTTTGCAGAGATTTGAACCGCTGAATTATTATTCAGGATGGAATGTCACAAATATGAGTTTGGAAGATCAAGTTCTCATAACCTTGATGAAACTGCGACTCAATCTACGGGATCTTGACCTAGCAGACAGGTTTTCCACGAGTAGAGCTACAATCTCTAACATAGTTAACACTATTATTTGTGCTTTGcatgagattttttataagGGCATTATGGTTCGAGTAGGCATGCCCAGTCAGTTAAAATGTAAGGGCTCCATGCCAAAATCGTTTGAAGATTTCGGTTCTGCTAGAGCATCAATTGACTGTACAGAAATAACACAGGATGTTCCTTCGGACTTTAATCGACAAAGTGCATCGTATAGCAATTATAAAAGTCGGCATACGGTGAAAGCGCTTACAGCTGTTGCACCCAACGGTTCATGTGTATATGTTTCACCGTTGTATCCTGGATCTGTGTTGGATGCCAACATTGTTAAACATTCACATTTTTTGGAAAACCTTGTACCAGGAGATCTTATCCTAGCTGACAAAGGCTTTAATATCCATGACCAAATGCCATCAGGTGTGCAACTTAATATTCCTCCATTTTTGATAAACAAGACTCGATTTACAAGTAAAGAAGCCGAACTTTGTTATAAGATTGCTAGAAACCGAATTCATGTTGAGAGAGTGAATGAACGATTCAAGAACTACCAAATTTTGAACCACATACCAGCTAACTACCGTCCACTGTCTACAAAGATAATGCAGCTGTGTGCATGTTTGGTAAACCTTCAAGCACCTTTGCTCAAAGAGATTGCTTAA